From Woronichinia naegeliana WA131, the proteins below share one genomic window:
- a CDS encoding response regulator, with protein MDNRILVVEDSDEDFNALSRIMGELGLPSYLRRVCDGDEALDYLYKRGSYENAQIAPHPSIILLDLNLPGTDGREVIQQVKQDDHLKMIPIVVLTTSNSPQDIKTCYNYGANSYLIKPMGIKKFKETVSVLCEYWLKTVILP; from the coding sequence ATGGATAATCGGATTTTAGTTGTCGAAGATAGCGATGAAGATTTTAACGCCCTTTCCCGCATCATGGGAGAATTGGGACTACCCTCCTATCTGCGCCGTGTCTGTGATGGTGATGAAGCTCTCGATTATCTTTACAAACGGGGCTCCTACGAAAATGCTCAGATTGCACCCCATCCATCAATTATTTTACTAGACCTGAATTTACCTGGTACGGATGGACGAGAAGTTATCCAGCAAGTCAAACAAGATGATCACCTGAAAATGATTCCCATTGTGGTGTTGACGACTTCCAATAGCCCCCAGGACATTAAAACTTGTTATAACTACGGTGCGAACAGTTATTTAATTAAGCCGATGGGTATCAAAAAATTTAAAGAGACTGTTAGCGTGTTATGTGAATATTGGTTAAAAACAGTCATTCTTCCCTAG
- a CDS encoding urease accessory protein UreD: MNETGWQGTLKLDYEYRQNKTVLAQSFVTAPLKVQRSFYPEGEEFCHTVMLHTAGGIVGGDRLSQSIQLQPKSQVLLTTAAASKIYRSDQRFAQQNINIQLAEQSYLEWLPQETIIFNEAYYEQKLHIELAAQAHFCGWEINRLGRTARGETFLAGEWRSRWEIWRAGKPLWIDRQQLIGSETTVQSPNALGGMPIVATFIWIGQAVNLADLQAARYLGETLIKQGKTGLTLTQGDGLFCRYRGDSTAEVRKWFSQLWDLLRSTYGQRQPIRPRVWSL; this comes from the coding sequence ATGAATGAAACAGGTTGGCAGGGAACATTAAAATTAGACTATGAATATCGTCAAAATAAAACCGTTTTAGCGCAATCTTTCGTAACGGCTCCTTTAAAAGTACAACGTTCCTTTTATCCTGAGGGGGAAGAATTTTGTCATACAGTGATGCTACATACGGCGGGGGGCATTGTGGGCGGCGATCGCCTTTCGCAATCGATTCAATTACAACCAAAAAGCCAAGTTCTGTTAACAACCGCAGCTGCCAGTAAAATTTACCGCAGTGACCAAAGATTTGCTCAACAAAATATTAATATTCAACTGGCAGAACAGAGTTATTTGGAATGGCTCCCCCAAGAAACGATTATTTTTAATGAAGCTTATTATGAGCAAAAATTACACATTGAATTAGCGGCTCAGGCTCACTTTTGTGGCTGGGAAATTAATCGTTTAGGACGTACTGCCAGGGGAGAAACCTTTTTAGCAGGGGAATGGCGATCGCGGTGGGAAATTTGGCGAGCCGGAAAACCGCTCTGGATTGATCGTCAACAGTTAATCGGCAGTGAAACCACCGTGCAGAGTCCTAACGCCCTAGGGGGAATGCCCATTGTGGCCACGTTTATCTGGATTGGTCAAGCCGTTAACCTGGCTGATTTACAAGCCGCTAGATATTTAGGGGAAACATTAATTAAACAGGGCAAAACTGGATTAACCTTAACCCAGGGTGACGGTTTATTCTGTCGCTATCGAGGGGATTCCACCGCCGAAGTTCGTAAATGGTTTAGCCAACTTTGGGATTTATTACGAAGCACCTATGGCCAACGGCAACCGATTAGACCGAGGGTTTGGAGTCTTTAG
- a CDS encoding peptide ABC transporter substrate-binding protein, which yields MTSCSRSLPTSPSNSPVQSQNNLDTLKILAWQAPTILNPHLSTGFKDGEASRISLEPLASFDGQGQLIPFLAAEIPTVANGGLSADGKSVTWQLKKGIKWSDGKPFTAEDVVFTYQFITNPKAGSTSSGSYEAIKSVEALDPQTVKVTFKSANPAWFIPFVGSDGMILPRHFFVDFQGEKARQAPANLLPVGTGPYRVVLFKPGDTVVYEANPQFREARTLGFKRIELKGGGDATSAARAVLQTGDADYAFNLQVEAAILKPLETAGRGKVVANLGSLSERLVFNLTDPNHKDAKGDRSTLAFPHPFFRDPKVREAFALAIDRAAIATQLYGVTGQATANILLLPKEYNSSQTHYLFDLKKAAQLLDQAGWKDTNNNGIRDKNGVEMQVVFQTSVNPLRQKAQQVIKQGLQNIGIGVELKSIDPSIFFSSDPANTDTVEHFTADLQMFTTGNTNPDPGKYMQTFTCHAIPQRSNNWSGENYGRYCDPKYDQQWQQATQALDPKKRQQLFMAMNDLLVNNFIVIPLVHRADVVGVGSTLTGVALTPWDRNTWNIQHWKREKNNQSIP from the coding sequence TTGACAAGTTGCTCTCGTTCTCTTCCGACCTCTCCTTCCAATTCTCCTGTCCAAAGCCAAAATAATTTAGACACGCTCAAAATACTTGCCTGGCAAGCCCCCACGATTCTTAACCCCCATCTCTCGACTGGTTTTAAGGATGGAGAGGCGAGTCGAATTAGTTTAGAACCGTTGGCCAGTTTTGATGGCCAGGGACAATTAATTCCTTTTCTAGCAGCCGAGATTCCCACAGTGGCCAATGGAGGACTCAGTGCGGACGGAAAATCGGTAACTTGGCAATTGAAAAAGGGGATTAAATGGTCAGATGGCAAGCCCTTTACCGCCGAAGATGTGGTTTTTACTTATCAATTTATTACCAATCCCAAGGCTGGCTCCACCAGTTCGGGGAGTTATGAAGCGATCAAAAGCGTCGAGGCCTTAGATCCCCAAACCGTCAAAGTAACCTTTAAATCGGCTAATCCAGCTTGGTTTATTCCCTTTGTCGGTAGTGATGGCATGATTTTACCGCGTCATTTTTTTGTAGATTTTCAAGGGGAAAAAGCTCGACAGGCCCCCGCTAATTTGCTGCCGGTGGGTACGGGCCCCTATCGAGTTGTGTTATTTAAACCAGGCGATACGGTGGTCTATGAAGCCAATCCTCAGTTTCGGGAAGCACGAACTCTCGGTTTTAAACGGATTGAACTCAAGGGTGGGGGTGATGCGACTTCAGCCGCTAGGGCTGTCCTACAAACGGGAGATGCGGATTATGCCTTCAATTTACAAGTAGAGGCTGCCATTCTCAAGCCATTAGAAACGGCAGGTCGAGGAAAAGTTGTTGCCAACCTGGGTTCTTTGAGTGAACGACTGGTGTTTAATTTGACCGATCCTAATCACAAAGATGCTAAAGGGGACAGATCTACCCTGGCTTTTCCCCATCCTTTTTTCCGTGATCCAAAAGTCAGAGAAGCCTTTGCCCTAGCCATTGATCGAGCGGCGATCGCAACTCAGCTTTATGGTGTCACCGGCCAAGCCACCGCCAATATTTTACTTTTGCCCAAGGAGTATAATTCTTCCCAAACACATTATCTTTTTGATCTGAAAAAAGCCGCCCAACTATTAGATCAAGCTGGCTGGAAAGATACCAATAATAATGGTATTCGAGATAAAAATGGCGTAGAAATGCAGGTTGTTTTTCAAACCAGTGTTAATCCTCTGCGACAAAAGGCCCAACAGGTAATTAAACAGGGATTGCAAAATATCGGGATTGGGGTAGAACTTAAAAGTATTGATCCCAGCATCTTTTTCTCCAGTGATCCTGCTAATACTGATACAGTTGAGCATTTTACGGCGGATCTACAAATGTTTACAACTGGTAATACTAACCCCGATCCAGGTAAATATATGCAAACCTTTACCTGTCATGCCATTCCCCAGAGGTCTAATAATTGGTCAGGGGAAAACTATGGGCGTTATTGTGATCCCAAGTATGATCAACAGTGGCAACAAGCAACCCAGGCATTAGATCCGAAAAAACGTCAGCAATTATTTATGGCGATGAATGATTTATTAGTCAATAATTTCATTGTTATCCCCCTAGTCCATCGTGCTGATGTGGTTGGTGTCGGTTCTACGCTAACTGGAGTTGCCTTAACCCCTTGGGATCGCAATACCTGGAATATTCAGCATTGGAAACGCGAGAAGAATAATCAAAGCATTCCATAA